A single Phragmites australis chromosome 4, lpPhrAust1.1, whole genome shotgun sequence DNA region contains:
- the LOC133915808 gene encoding serine/threonine-protein kinase Nek2-like isoform X2, with amino-acid sequence MALDYLHANHILHRDVKCSNIFLTRDQTIRLGDFGLAKILTPDDLASSVVGTPSYMCPELLADIPYGTRSDIWSLGCCMYEMTALKPAFKAFDMQALINKITKSIVSPLPTRYSGAFRGLVRSMLRRSPERRPSAAELLKHPHLQPYVLQVHLKSSPSRGIIPVHQSPSDKRMTFPTEPVLRSKGRRNSFGNERIVTFSKPSPERNSISSIRSIKDYTTTQSVKESSIDDSQVGEVTSKTLASRTSSVMKTPKMTPSKIITTPKNRLEPPQASYNRSNCSEFPTTPVNRSTQLACRASLPLPAFETPKHSISILEQLESPDVSVNSPRIDRIAEFPLASSEDPLFSIGKPSSAHGSCSASATPLFVDRSITKDKCTVQTLRAADGDNDRSDSSGRNATVASSRGSTDSRQRRFDTTSYQQRAEALEGLLEFSAQLLQQERYEELGILLKPFGPEKVSPRETAIWLTKSFKETGL; translated from the exons ATGGCCCTTGACTATTTGCATGCAAatcacattcttcaccgtgatgTGAAG TGCTCCAATATATTTCTTACTAGGGATCAGACTATAAGACTTG GTGACTTTGGGCTTGCAAAAATATTGACCCCTGATGATCTAGCATCCTCG GTTGTTGGAACACCAAGTTATATGTGCCCAGAACTTCTTGCTGATATACCTTATGGCACCAGATCTGATATTTGGTCACTAG GatgctgcatgtatgaaatgacTGCACTCAAACCCGCATTTAAAGCTTTC GATATGCAAGCCCTTATTAACAAGATTACCAAGTCGATAGTATCACCTTTGCCAACAAGATATTCTGGTGCATT TCGGGGACTTGTTAGGAGCATGCTTCGGAGAAGTCCAGAGCGCAGGCCAAGT GCAGCTGAACTACTGAAGCATCCACATCTACAACCTTATGTGCTGCAAGTCCATTTGAAATCTTCCCCTTCTCGCGGCATAATTCCTGTCCATCAATCTCCTAGTGACAAGAGAATGACATTTCCCACAGAGCCTGTTTTGAGAAGCAAGGGCAGGAGGAACTCTTTTGGTAATGAAAGGATAGTAACCTTTAGCAAACCTTCTCCTGAGAGAAATTCTATCAGCTCTATTCGGAGTATAAAGGATTACACCACCACACAGAGTGTCAAAGAGTCATCTATTGATGACAGTCAGGTTGGGGAAGTTACTAGTAAAACCTTAGCATCAAGGACCTCAAGTGTCATGAAGACTCCAAAGATGACTCCATCCAAGATAATCACAACTCCAAAGAATCGGCTAGAACCTCCACAAGCATCCTACAACAGATCAAATTGTAGTGAG TTTCCAACAACACCAGTTAACAGAAGCACTCAGCTGGCCTGCAGAGCATCACTTCCATTGCCAGCATTCGAGACACCGAAGCACAGCATCAGCATCTTGGAGCAGCTGGAGTCCCCTGATGTCTCCGTGAATTCACCTCGAATCGACAGAATTGCTGAATTCCCACTAGCTTCATCTGAGGATCCATTGTTCTCAATCGGCAAGCCCTCATCTGCTCACGGCTCGTGCTCAGCCTCAGCCACGCCTCTGTTCGTGGACCGGTCCATCACCAAGGACAAGTGCACGGTGCAGACACTCCGTGCCGCAGATGGCGACAACGACAGGAGCGACTCCTCGGGCCGCAACGCCACCGTCGCTTCGAGCCGTGGCTCCACGGACTCCAGGCAGCGGCGGTTCGACACGACGTCATACCAGCAGCGCGCGGAGGCTCTGGAGGGCCTGCTCGAGTTCAGCGCGCAGCTGCTGCAACAGGAGAGGTACGAGGAGCTGGGGATCCTGCTGAAGCCGTTCGGCCCAGAGAAGGTGTCCCCCAGGGAGACGGCCATCTGGCTCACCAAGAGCTTCAAGGAGACAGGGTTGTAG
- the LOC133915808 gene encoding serine/threonine-protein kinase Nek2-like isoform X1, producing the protein MDQYEVLEQIGKGAFGSALLVRHKVEKKKYVLKKIRLARQTDRTRQSAHQEMQLIATVRNPFIVEYEDSWVNKGCYVCIVIGYCEGGDMAQAIKRANGTHFSEERLCLWLVQLLMALDYLHANHILHRDVKCSNIFLTRDQTIRLGDFGLAKILTPDDLASSVVGTPSYMCPELLADIPYGTRSDIWSLGCCMYEMTALKPAFKAFDMQALINKITKSIVSPLPTRYSGAFRGLVRSMLRRSPERRPSAAELLKHPHLQPYVLQVHLKSSPSRGIIPVHQSPSDKRMTFPTEPVLRSKGRRNSFGNERIVTFSKPSPERNSISSIRSIKDYTTTQSVKESSIDDSQVGEVTSKTLASRTSSVMKTPKMTPSKIITTPKNRLEPPQASYNRSNCSEFPTTPVNRSTQLACRASLPLPAFETPKHSISILEQLESPDVSVNSPRIDRIAEFPLASSEDPLFSIGKPSSAHGSCSASATPLFVDRSITKDKCTVQTLRAADGDNDRSDSSGRNATVASSRGSTDSRQRRFDTTSYQQRAEALEGLLEFSAQLLQQERYEELGILLKPFGPEKVSPRETAIWLTKSFKETGL; encoded by the exons ATGGATCAATACGAGGTGTTGGAACAGATCGGTAAAGGGGCATTTGGTTCTGCCCTGTTAGTCAGACACaaggtggagaagaagaa GTATGTGTTGAAAAAGATCCGGCTTGCGCGGCAGACAGACCGCACTCGCCAATCTGCCCACCAGGAG ATGCAACTCATTGCTACAGTGAGGAATCCATTCATTGTAGAATACGAGGATTCATGGGTGAATAAG GGTTGCTACGTTTGCATTGTTATAGGGTATTGTGAGGGAGGAGACAT GGCTCAAGCTATTAAAAGAGCTAATGGTACCCACTTTTCGGAGGAG AGGCTTTGCCTGTGGCTAGTGCAGCTTCTCATGGCCCTTGACTATTTGCATGCAAatcacattcttcaccgtgatgTGAAG TGCTCCAATATATTTCTTACTAGGGATCAGACTATAAGACTTG GTGACTTTGGGCTTGCAAAAATATTGACCCCTGATGATCTAGCATCCTCG GTTGTTGGAACACCAAGTTATATGTGCCCAGAACTTCTTGCTGATATACCTTATGGCACCAGATCTGATATTTGGTCACTAG GatgctgcatgtatgaaatgacTGCACTCAAACCCGCATTTAAAGCTTTC GATATGCAAGCCCTTATTAACAAGATTACCAAGTCGATAGTATCACCTTTGCCAACAAGATATTCTGGTGCATT TCGGGGACTTGTTAGGAGCATGCTTCGGAGAAGTCCAGAGCGCAGGCCAAGT GCAGCTGAACTACTGAAGCATCCACATCTACAACCTTATGTGCTGCAAGTCCATTTGAAATCTTCCCCTTCTCGCGGCATAATTCCTGTCCATCAATCTCCTAGTGACAAGAGAATGACATTTCCCACAGAGCCTGTTTTGAGAAGCAAGGGCAGGAGGAACTCTTTTGGTAATGAAAGGATAGTAACCTTTAGCAAACCTTCTCCTGAGAGAAATTCTATCAGCTCTATTCGGAGTATAAAGGATTACACCACCACACAGAGTGTCAAAGAGTCATCTATTGATGACAGTCAGGTTGGGGAAGTTACTAGTAAAACCTTAGCATCAAGGACCTCAAGTGTCATGAAGACTCCAAAGATGACTCCATCCAAGATAATCACAACTCCAAAGAATCGGCTAGAACCTCCACAAGCATCCTACAACAGATCAAATTGTAGTGAG TTTCCAACAACACCAGTTAACAGAAGCACTCAGCTGGCCTGCAGAGCATCACTTCCATTGCCAGCATTCGAGACACCGAAGCACAGCATCAGCATCTTGGAGCAGCTGGAGTCCCCTGATGTCTCCGTGAATTCACCTCGAATCGACAGAATTGCTGAATTCCCACTAGCTTCATCTGAGGATCCATTGTTCTCAATCGGCAAGCCCTCATCTGCTCACGGCTCGTGCTCAGCCTCAGCCACGCCTCTGTTCGTGGACCGGTCCATCACCAAGGACAAGTGCACGGTGCAGACACTCCGTGCCGCAGATGGCGACAACGACAGGAGCGACTCCTCGGGCCGCAACGCCACCGTCGCTTCGAGCCGTGGCTCCACGGACTCCAGGCAGCGGCGGTTCGACACGACGTCATACCAGCAGCGCGCGGAGGCTCTGGAGGGCCTGCTCGAGTTCAGCGCGCAGCTGCTGCAACAGGAGAGGTACGAGGAGCTGGGGATCCTGCTGAAGCCGTTCGGCCCAGAGAAGGTGTCCCCCAGGGAGACGGCCATCTGGCTCACCAAGAGCTTCAAGGAGACAGGGTTGTAG